From a single Oxalobacter vibrioformis genomic region:
- the adhP gene encoding alcohol dehydrogenase AdhP: MNKTMKAAVVHEFGKPLRIEEVPVPVPGEGQILVKVEACGVCHTDLHAVDGDWPVKPAPPFIPGHEGVGYVVGVGPYVKHIKEGDRVGIPWLYSACGHCDYCLDSWETLCLQQKNTGYSVNGSFAEYVVADANYVGLLPKNLGFVEIAPVLCAGVTVYKGLKMTDTRPGNWVVISGIGGLGHMAVQYARAMGLNVAAVDIDDSKLDLAKRLGASVTVNAATTDPAAFLQKEIGGAHGALVTAVSPKAFEQALGMVRRKGTVSLTGLPPGEFPLPIFDMVLGGVTVRGSIVGTRLDLRESLQFAEEGKVHATVSTEKLENINEVFTRMKNNEIEGRIVLDFSK; encoded by the coding sequence CCAGGGGAAGGCCAGATACTGGTCAAGGTAGAAGCCTGCGGCGTCTGTCACACGGATCTGCATGCCGTCGATGGTGACTGGCCGGTCAAACCTGCCCCTCCCTTCATTCCGGGGCATGAAGGCGTGGGCTATGTTGTCGGCGTTGGCCCATATGTCAAACACATCAAGGAAGGTGACCGGGTCGGTATTCCCTGGCTTTATTCCGCATGCGGGCATTGTGACTATTGCCTGGATTCGTGGGAAACCCTGTGCCTGCAACAGAAAAATACCGGTTATTCGGTCAATGGCAGCTTTGCCGAATATGTCGTTGCTGACGCCAATTATGTCGGCCTGTTACCCAAAAATCTCGGCTTTGTGGAAATCGCACCGGTTCTGTGTGCCGGCGTAACCGTATACAAAGGACTGAAAATGACCGATACCCGCCCTGGCAACTGGGTGGTTATTTCCGGCATCGGCGGACTTGGCCACATGGCCGTGCAATATGCCCGGGCAATGGGATTAAATGTTGCCGCTGTTGATATTGATGATTCAAAACTGGACCTGGCAAAGCGCCTGGGAGCCAGCGTCACCGTCAATGCCGCCACAACAGATCCGGCAGCCTTTCTTCAAAAAGAAATCGGCGGGGCGCATGGCGCCCTTGTCACTGCGGTTTCTCCCAAGGCTTTTGAGCAGGCCCTGGGCATGGTTCGGCGAAAAGGCACCGTTTCCTTAACCGGCCTTCCACCAGGAGAATTCCCTTTGCCGATCTTTGACATGGTGCTGGGTGGCGTCACTGTACGCGGTTCCATTGTCGGTACCCGCCTGGATTTGCGTGAATCTCTCCAGTTTGCGGAAGAAGGGAAAGTACATGCGACGGTTTCAACGGAAAAACTGGAAAATATTAATGAAGTTTTCACTCGCATGAAAAATAATGAAATCGAGGGACGTATCGTACTGGACTTCAGTAAATAA
- a CDS encoding helix-turn-helix domain-containing protein: MGIGRKIREIRKSRKLNISDVELRAGISEGNLSRIETGKQWPREETLIAIANALDCSIVDFFSNTATGAASGQQIPLVTYAQTETLQNINKLHTIRQELSAYASSDPSRWIPAAADMPENAFALEIGDSSMLPDFHENDHVIIDPSQEPKPGDFILAKVNHETLFRKYRPRGSSASGDMVFQLMPLNEDYPSLRSDITSITIIGTMLEHRRYRKT, translated from the coding sequence ATGGGTATAGGAAGAAAAATCAGGGAAATCAGGAAATCCAGAAAACTCAACATATCCGATGTTGAGCTCAGGGCTGGCATATCCGAAGGTAATCTGTCCCGTATCGAAACCGGGAAACAGTGGCCCAGAGAAGAAACATTAATCGCTATTGCCAACGCGCTGGATTGCAGTATTGTCGATTTTTTCAGCAACACTGCAACAGGTGCCGCCTCAGGACAGCAAATCCCGCTTGTTACCTATGCCCAGACGGAAACGCTGCAAAACATAAACAAGCTGCACACCATACGCCAGGAATTAAGCGCCTATGCGTCATCCGATCCGTCACGCTGGATACCCGCAGCAGCAGATATGCCGGAAAATGCTTTTGCACTGGAAATTGGCGATAGTTCCATGCTGCCTGATTTTCATGAGAATGATCATGTCATTATTGACCCCAGCCAGGAACCCAAACCGGGCGATTTTATTCTCGCAAAAGTCAACCACGAAACCCTGTTCAGAAAATACCGGCCTCGTGGAAGCAGTGCGTCAGGGGATATGGTTTTTCAACTGATGCCCTTGAATGAAGATTACCCTTCCCTGCGTTCTGATATCACCTCTATCACGATCATAGGTACCATGCTGGAACATCGCCGCTACCGGAAAACCTGA